Proteins from a single region of Nitrospira sp. CR1.1:
- a CDS encoding IS630 family transposase yields MVLTKRERMELTRRARSRTGRAETARRARVILLLAEGATWDAVCHAVGCSRGFVATWSQRFAAERLAGLYSRHRGQAPLRHTPQMEARILEATRRAPADGSTHWSTRKLAAQLGVSHMRVARVWAKHGLQPQRLERYLASTDPDFEKKAADIIGLYLNPPQHAAVFCVDEKTAIQVLDRKDPVLPLSPGRAERHGFEYYRHGTLSLYAAFNTKTGEVLGKTADRHTSEQFIAFLTDLVANQPKGLEIHVIADNLSAHKTTRVTEFLQTHSTVHLHFTPTYSSWLNQVELWFAKIERDVIARGVFTSVKDLDKKLMRYIRHYNKAPKIVKWKYCDPSRRIGTQLPVTGH; encoded by the coding sequence ATGGTCCTGACGAAACGGGAACGAATGGAACTCACCAGACGAGCGAGGAGCCGCACCGGGCGGGCCGAAACCGCTCGGCGAGCCCGCGTGATTCTGCTCCTGGCTGAGGGGGCGACCTGGGATGCCGTGTGTCACGCCGTGGGGTGTAGCCGAGGCTTTGTGGCGACCTGGAGCCAGCGGTTTGCCGCTGAGCGGTTGGCCGGGCTGTATAGTCGTCATCGCGGGCAAGCTCCCCTGCGGCACACTCCTCAGATGGAAGCCCGCATCCTGGAGGCCACACGACGGGCGCCAGCCGACGGCTCGACGCACTGGAGCACTCGCAAGCTTGCGGCCCAGCTCGGGGTCAGCCATATGCGGGTCGCACGAGTCTGGGCGAAGCATGGGCTCCAGCCCCAGCGGCTGGAGCGATATCTGGCGTCCACTGACCCGGACTTCGAGAAAAAGGCCGCTGACATCATCGGCCTCTATCTGAACCCACCGCAGCATGCAGCGGTGTTTTGTGTGGACGAGAAAACAGCGATCCAGGTCTTGGACCGCAAGGATCCGGTGCTGCCCTTGTCGCCGGGACGGGCGGAACGGCATGGCTTCGAATATTACCGGCACGGCACGCTTTCCCTCTATGCCGCGTTCAATACCAAAACGGGCGAGGTGCTCGGCAAGACGGCCGACCGCCACACCTCCGAGCAATTCATCGCGTTCCTGACGGACCTCGTGGCCAATCAACCCAAGGGCCTGGAGATCCATGTGATTGCAGACAACCTCTCGGCGCACAAGACCACGCGGGTCACCGAGTTTCTGCAGACCCATTCGACGGTGCATCTGCATTTCACGCCGACCTACTCGTCGTGGCTGAACCAGGTCGAACTCTGGTTCGCCAAGATCGAGCGTGATGTGATCGCACGGGGCGTCTTCACGTCCGTGAAGGACCTCGACAAGAAACTGATGCGCTACATCCGCCACTACAATAAGGCCCCCAAGATCGTGAAGTGGAAATACTGTGATCCATCTCGGCGCATCGGTACACAATTACCTGTTACAGGCCACTAG